From a region of the Mycobacterium intracellulare ATCC 13950 genome:
- the ricR gene encoding copper-sensing transcriptional repressor RicR, with the protein MTDEHGYSQQKDNYAKRLRRIEGQVRGIARMIEEDKYCIDVLTQISAVNSALRSVALNLLDEHLSHCVTRAVAEGGDEADTKLSEASAAIARLVRS; encoded by the coding sequence ATGACAGACGAACACGGGTACTCGCAGCAGAAGGACAACTACGCCAAGCGGCTGCGGCGCATCGAGGGCCAGGTGCGGGGCATCGCCCGCATGATCGAGGAAGACAAGTACTGCATCGACGTGCTGACCCAGATCAGCGCCGTCAACAGCGCGTTGCGGTCGGTCGCGCTGAATTTGCTCGACGAGCACCTGAGCCACTGCGTCACCCGGGCCGTTGCCGAGGGCGGCGACGAGGCCGACACGAAGCTCAGCGAGGCCTCCGCCGCGATCGCTCGCCTCGTCCGCTCCTGA
- the ilvD gene encoding dihydroxy-acid dehydratase, with translation MPTTDSARTADIKPRSRDVTDGLEKAAARGMLRAVGMGDEDFAKPQIGVASSWNEITPCNLSLDRLAKAVKEGVFSAGGYPLEFGTISVSDGISMGHEGMHFSLVSREVIADSVETVMQAERLDGSVLLAGCDKSLPGMLMAAARLDLASVFLYAGSILPGVAKLSDGSEREVTIIDAFEAVGACARGLMPREDVDAIERAICPGEGACGGMYTANTMASAAEALGMSLPGSAAPPATDRRRDGFARRSGAAVVELLRRGITARDILTKEAFENAIAVVMAFGGSTNAVLHLLAIAHEADVALTLDDFSRIGSKVPHLADVKPFGRHVMSHVDHIGGVPVMMKALLDAGLLRGDCLTVTGATVAENLAEIAPPDPDGKVLRALSNPIHPTGGITILRGSLAPEGAVVKSAGFDSDVFEGTARVFDGERAALDALEDGTITKGDAVVIRYEGPKGGPGMREMLAITGAIKGAGLGKDVLLLTDGRFSGGTTGLCVGHIAPEAVDAGPIAFLRDGDRIRLDVANRVLEVLADPAEFDSRRTGFTPPPPRYKTGVLAKYVKLVSSAAIGAVCG, from the coding sequence ATGCCCACCACCGATTCGGCTCGGACCGCCGACATCAAGCCGCGTAGTCGTGACGTCACCGACGGCCTGGAGAAGGCCGCCGCCCGTGGCATGCTGCGGGCAGTAGGCATGGGAGACGAGGACTTCGCCAAGCCGCAGATCGGCGTCGCGTCGTCCTGGAACGAGATCACGCCGTGCAACCTCTCGCTGGACCGGCTCGCCAAGGCCGTCAAGGAGGGGGTGTTCTCGGCCGGCGGGTACCCCCTCGAGTTCGGCACCATCTCCGTGTCCGACGGCATCTCGATGGGCCACGAGGGGATGCACTTCTCCCTGGTGTCGCGCGAGGTGATCGCCGACAGCGTCGAGACGGTGATGCAGGCCGAACGCCTCGACGGCTCGGTGCTGCTGGCCGGCTGCGACAAGTCGCTGCCCGGGATGCTGATGGCCGCCGCGCGGCTGGACCTGGCCTCGGTGTTCCTCTACGCGGGCTCGATCCTGCCGGGGGTGGCCAAGCTCTCCGACGGCAGCGAGCGCGAGGTCACCATCATCGACGCGTTCGAGGCGGTGGGGGCCTGCGCCCGCGGGCTGATGCCGCGCGAGGACGTCGACGCCATCGAGCGGGCGATCTGCCCCGGCGAGGGCGCCTGCGGCGGCATGTACACCGCCAACACGATGGCCAGCGCCGCCGAGGCGCTCGGGATGTCGTTGCCGGGCAGCGCGGCGCCGCCGGCGACCGACCGCCGCCGCGACGGGTTCGCGCGGCGCAGCGGCGCGGCCGTCGTCGAACTGCTGCGGCGCGGGATCACCGCCCGCGACATCCTCACCAAGGAGGCGTTCGAAAACGCCATCGCGGTGGTGATGGCCTTCGGCGGGTCCACCAACGCGGTGCTGCACCTGCTGGCCATCGCCCACGAGGCCGACGTCGCGCTGACGCTCGACGACTTCAGCCGGATCGGGTCGAAGGTTCCGCATTTGGCCGACGTCAAGCCGTTCGGCCGCCACGTGATGTCGCACGTCGACCACATCGGCGGCGTGCCGGTGATGATGAAGGCGTTGCTGGATGCCGGCCTACTGCGCGGCGATTGCCTGACGGTCACCGGTGCGACCGTGGCCGAGAACCTGGCCGAGATCGCCCCGCCCGACCCCGACGGCAAGGTGCTGCGGGCCCTGAGCAATCCCATTCACCCCACCGGGGGCATCACCATCCTGCGCGGATCGCTGGCTCCCGAGGGGGCGGTGGTGAAGTCCGCCGGCTTCGATTCCGACGTGTTCGAGGGCACCGCAAGGGTTTTCGACGGTGAACGGGCCGCGCTCGATGCCCTCGAGGACGGCACCATCACCAAGGGCGACGCGGTGGTGATCCGCTACGAGGGCCCGAAGGGCGGACCCGGCATGCGCGAGATGCTCGCCATCACCGGCGCGATCAAGGGCGCCGGTCTCGGCAAGGACGTGCTGTTGCTGACCGACGGCCGGTTCTCCGGGGGGACGACGGGGCTGTGCGTCGGTCACATCGCCCCGGAGGCGGTGGACGCCGGACCGATCGCGTTTCTGCGCGACGGCGACCGCATCCGGCTGGACGTCGCCAACCGGGTGCTCGAGGTGCTCGCCGATCCGGCTGAATTCGATTCGCGGCGAACGGGTTTCACACCGCCGCCGCCGCGCTACAAGACCGGGGTGCTGGCCAAGTACGTCAAGCTGGTCAGCTCGGCCGCCATCGGCGCGGTCTGCGGTTGA
- a CDS encoding SPW repeat protein, giving the protein MSTVHSSIDHHPDLMALRARYERVAESMSAHFTFGLALLTGLYVAASPWIVGFSATRSLATSDLIAGIAVAFLAYGFATTLDRAHGMTWTLPVLGAWVIVSTWILPDVTLTTGMTWSNVVAGALLTFLGLNATYFGMRTRATGTHA; this is encoded by the coding sequence ATGAGTACAGTCCATTCATCAATCGATCACCACCCCGATTTGATGGCGTTGCGCGCCCGCTACGAGCGTGTCGCCGAGTCGATGAGTGCGCATTTCACCTTCGGCCTGGCGCTGCTGACGGGTCTGTATGTGGCCGCGTCGCCGTGGATCGTGGGATTCAGCGCGACGAGGTCGCTCGCCACGTCTGACCTGATCGCCGGGATCGCGGTGGCGTTCCTGGCGTACGGGTTCGCCACGACGCTGGATCGCGCGCACGGCATGACGTGGACGCTGCCGGTGCTCGGCGCGTGGGTCATCGTGTCGACGTGGATCCTGCCGGACGTCACGCTGACCACCGGCATGACGTGGTCGAATGTCGTCGCGGGCGCGTTGCTGACCTTCCTGGGTCTCAACGCCACCTACTTCGGCATGCGCACGCGCGCCACGGGAACGCACGCCTAG